The following proteins come from a genomic window of Pirellula staleyi DSM 6068:
- the pheT gene encoding phenylalanine--tRNA ligase subunit beta, with product MIVSWNWLADYVKLSVTPDELATRLMMAGLNHESTEQVAGGDFAIDLEVTSNRPDCLGHHGIAREAAVLYGVPLTIPNPRPKSSDKSLATSLVNVIVECPDLAPQYIARVVRGVKIKPSPEWMQSRLRTLGIGVVNNVVDITNYVLMECGQPLHAFDLAKLAKQTIIVRRAKSGETITAIDHRSYALDPAMCVIADGEKPIAIAGVMGGADSEVSEGTRDIVIEAARFAPLSVRTTARKLTLKSPSSYRFERGVDPEGVDWASRRCAELLIDLAGGELAEGVVDVSIANPKQPAVTLRFSQVKRVLGIEIAPTEIRRIITALGCTEQNLSTESITTIAPSWRRDLTREIDLVEEVARIHGYEHIPEDARVPMAASHKSDADRVLEKVRSVMTGSGYSEALTASVVPESWSNTISPWSTAEPLVAATPMLKGADRLRRSVIPSLLDARRINESLSNPDCQLFETARIYLSDALVASDSAATTVPRLPQEQWTLTAVSGGDFLSVKGVAESLVEAINPAAKITISDLKHPLMTRYQYVALHLDGQLLGVIGSLSAEGLKTFGLREKTTVLEISLSLLAKHAVKIAKFSPLSPYPATTRDVNLIVDEPLRWQQLESVVRAAAGPALETLEYRDTYRDTARDGENKKRILFSFSLRGTDGTLTAAEADTIRDRLIAAATTQLSAKLLG from the coding sequence ATGATCGTCTCTTGGAACTGGCTCGCCGACTACGTCAAACTCAGCGTCACGCCCGATGAGCTGGCCACACGCCTGATGATGGCGGGGCTGAATCACGAATCGACCGAGCAGGTCGCCGGGGGCGATTTCGCCATCGATCTGGAAGTTACGAGCAACCGCCCCGATTGCCTCGGACATCACGGCATCGCGCGCGAAGCTGCGGTGCTCTACGGCGTGCCACTCACGATTCCTAATCCTAGGCCTAAGTCGAGCGACAAATCACTCGCGACCAGCCTCGTGAACGTGATCGTCGAATGTCCCGACCTCGCGCCGCAGTACATCGCGCGCGTCGTTCGTGGCGTGAAGATCAAACCGTCACCGGAATGGATGCAGTCGCGTCTACGTACGCTCGGCATCGGCGTGGTGAACAACGTGGTCGACATCACCAACTACGTGCTGATGGAATGTGGCCAGCCTTTGCACGCGTTCGATCTGGCGAAGCTTGCCAAACAAACGATCATTGTCCGCCGGGCGAAGAGTGGCGAAACGATCACCGCGATCGATCATCGTAGCTATGCACTTGATCCTGCGATGTGCGTGATTGCCGATGGCGAGAAGCCGATCGCCATCGCTGGTGTGATGGGTGGTGCCGATAGCGAAGTCTCTGAGGGGACACGCGACATCGTGATCGAAGCTGCTCGTTTCGCGCCACTGAGTGTCCGCACAACGGCGCGCAAACTGACACTTAAGAGTCCCTCGTCGTACCGCTTCGAGCGCGGTGTCGATCCCGAAGGAGTCGACTGGGCCAGCCGCCGCTGTGCCGAGCTATTGATCGATCTCGCCGGTGGCGAACTGGCCGAAGGTGTCGTGGATGTCAGCATTGCTAATCCAAAACAGCCTGCGGTGACGCTTCGCTTCTCGCAAGTAAAGCGAGTGCTGGGAATTGAAATCGCGCCGACGGAGATTCGCCGCATCATCACCGCGCTCGGCTGCACCGAGCAGAATCTCAGCACTGAATCGATCACCACCATTGCTCCTTCGTGGCGGCGTGATCTGACGCGCGAGATCGATCTGGTCGAGGAAGTTGCCCGCATTCATGGCTACGAGCATATTCCCGAAGATGCCCGCGTGCCGATGGCAGCGTCGCACAAATCGGATGCTGATCGCGTGCTTGAAAAGGTTCGCAGCGTGATGACCGGTAGTGGCTATAGTGAAGCCCTCACCGCCAGCGTGGTCCCCGAGAGTTGGTCGAACACGATTTCGCCTTGGAGCACAGCCGAGCCGCTGGTTGCAGCCACGCCGATGCTTAAAGGTGCCGATCGTTTGCGGCGCAGTGTAATACCTTCGCTGCTCGACGCGCGGCGGATTAACGAATCGCTCTCGAATCCCGATTGTCAGCTGTTCGAGACCGCGCGGATCTATCTCTCCGATGCACTCGTAGCCAGCGACAGTGCTGCCACCACGGTACCACGACTTCCCCAAGAGCAGTGGACCCTCACTGCTGTGAGCGGCGGTGATTTTTTGAGTGTGAAGGGTGTCGCCGAATCGCTCGTTGAGGCAATCAATCCAGCTGCGAAGATCACGATCAGCGATCTGAAACATCCGCTGATGACGCGCTATCAGTACGTCGCCTTACACCTCGATGGCCAGCTGCTCGGCGTGATTGGTTCGCTATCAGCGGAAGGGCTTAAGACGTTCGGCCTGCGCGAAAAAACAACGGTGCTGGAGATTAGTTTGAGCCTCCTCGCCAAGCATGCGGTGAAGATTGCAAAGTTCTCGCCGCTGAGTCCCTATCCCGCCACGACGCGCGACGTGAACTTGATTGTCGACGAGCCGCTGCGGTGGCAACAGCTCGAATCGGTCGTTCGCGCTGCTGCTGGACCGGCGCTCGAAACGCTCGAGTATCGCGATACCTACCGCGACACCGCGCGCGATGGCGAAAACAAGAAGCGGATTCTCTTCAGCTTCTCGCTCCGCGGGACCGACGGCACCCTCACCGCCGCCGAAGCCGACACCATTCGCGATCGCCTCATCGCCGCCGCCACCACCCAGCTCAGCGCCAAACTGCTGGGGTAA
- the pheS gene encoding phenylalanine--tRNA ligase subunit alpha, translating to MQLADFTSQLDALEAAAVAAFSAATSPAALEEARIEFLGAKSGKLKDAQKGLGQVAKEDKPGAGKRFNEAKQAIEAAFEKASADLKAREEVAPSGPLPDPTLPGRRVRLGRLHPLSQTIDELKDIMGRLGFSVADGPEIEDDYHNFEALNIPLEHPARDPLDNFYLSVATQSGPVAAPTASPLLLRSQTSTVQIRVMENRQPPIRIISLGRVYRPDAADATHYPMFHQMEGLLIDTSVTMADLKSVLRLFAVSYLGPEVQIRFRPSFFPFTEPSVEVDMKWGERWMEFGGAGMVDPNVLRAVGYDPEKVSGFAFGLGIERLCMRRHGVTDIREFYKNDIRFLQQF from the coding sequence ATGCAACTCGCCGACTTCACTAGCCAGCTCGATGCTCTCGAAGCCGCTGCCGTCGCAGCCTTCTCGGCAGCTACGTCTCCCGCCGCTCTCGAAGAGGCTCGCATCGAGTTCCTCGGGGCAAAATCGGGAAAGCTCAAGGACGCCCAAAAGGGGCTCGGCCAAGTCGCCAAGGAAGACAAGCCCGGCGCTGGCAAACGCTTCAACGAAGCCAAGCAAGCGATCGAAGCCGCGTTTGAGAAGGCATCCGCTGATCTCAAAGCGCGCGAAGAAGTTGCTCCCTCCGGACCACTTCCCGATCCCACGCTTCCTGGTCGCCGTGTGCGCCTCGGACGTTTGCACCCACTCTCGCAAACGATCGACGAACTTAAGGACATCATGGGTCGTCTCGGTTTCTCGGTCGCCGATGGCCCGGAGATCGAAGACGACTATCACAACTTCGAAGCGCTCAACATCCCGCTCGAACATCCGGCACGCGATCCGCTCGACAACTTCTACCTGTCGGTCGCCACGCAGTCCGGCCCGGTCGCCGCACCCACGGCAAGTCCGCTACTGCTGCGTAGTCAAACTAGCACCGTGCAGATCCGTGTGATGGAGAATCGCCAGCCACCGATTCGCATCATCTCGCTTGGGCGCGTCTATCGTCCCGATGCTGCCGATGCGACCCACTACCCGATGTTCCATCAGATGGAAGGCCTGCTGATCGACACCAGCGTGACGATGGCCGACCTGAAAAGCGTGCTGCGACTTTTTGCCGTCAGCTATTTGGGCCCGGAAGTGCAGATTCGTTTTCGCCCCAGCTTCTTCCCGTTCACCGAACCAAGTGTTGAAGTCGACATGAAGTGGGGCGAGCGCTGGATGGAATTCGGCGGCGCTGGAATGGTCGATCCCAATGTGCTACGAGCGGTCGGCTACGATCCTGAAAAGGTGAGTGGCTTTGCATTTGGTCTCGGTATCGAGCGGCTTTGCATGCGACGTCACGGCGTCACCGACATTCGCGAGTTCTACAAAAACGACATCCGCTTCCTGCAGCAGTTCTAG
- the rplT gene encoding 50S ribosomal protein L20, protein MRAMKGSARTRANKRLRKRAKGYVGGRRKLLRTIKETLLRAGDFAFRDRRAKKREFRKLWIIRLNAACRERGLRYSQFIYGMGMAKIELDRKSLSEIAVCDPAAFDAVFALVKDALISAKKIEA, encoded by the coding sequence ATGCGTGCCATGAAGGGTTCAGCTCGTACGCGAGCTAACAAACGTCTTCGTAAACGAGCCAAGGGATACGTCGGCGGCCGTCGCAAGCTGCTCCGTACGATCAAGGAGACGCTGCTCCGCGCCGGCGATTTCGCGTTTCGCGATCGACGCGCCAAGAAGCGTGAGTTCCGCAAGCTCTGGATCATTCGTCTGAATGCCGCTTGCCGCGAGCGTGGTCTCCGCTATAGCCAGTTCATCTACGGGATGGGCATGGCCAAGATCGAACTCGATCGCAAGAGCCTGTCGGAAATCGCCGTTTGCGATCCAGCAGCTTTCGATGCCGTGTTCGCTTTGGTGAAAGACGCTCTCATCAGTGCCAAGAAGATCGAAGCCTAA